The genomic DNA TGAAATGGAAGAATAAGCTTGTCGTGCTTTGCATAAATACATCAAACCCGTCAGCTCAAGAAGTCCAAGGACTGACGCTCGCTGACGGTAATCCATTGTGGAGACATATTCTACGAGAAAGCATGGACTCTTGGAACTATAATGGGAACATTCTCCCAGTACTCAGCGCTACTCATAAAGACAATCTTTTGGGAGTACGAGAAGTTGTCGGTGACACACCTATTCTGTTAGCAGGTATTGGTACGCAAGGTGGCAGCCTTGAAGAAAGCGTGCCAATATGTCTCGATACTAATGGCTATGGTCTTATGATAAGCGCATCACGTGCGATACTGTACCCGGAACGATGCGCTGGCGAGACATTGCAAGACGCATCTCGTCGCTCAATTCAAGACTTGCGTATGAGTATCAATGTAGCCAGGGCAGCCTAATGAATGAATTCGTATTTTCAGCTAGCCACCGGCAAGCGGAGATCAATAAGACGTTGCGACGTAATCTTACGAAGAGCCGGCTATTTGTATTGCTGCTCGGGCCATCAGCAACGGGTAAGTCTACGTTGATCCAAGAGCTAAACGCCCAGTCCACTGACACTACATTCGAATATGTAAAGCCAATTATCACAAGACCGAACCGGCCTAACGAGTCCGATAAAATAAGCGTCTCTGATACCGAGTTCGATACTTTGCAGAGGCAGGGCGAGTTTGTAGTTGTGAACGCCCTTTACGGAGTCCGTTATGGCACACCTTTACAGGGAATCACTTCACCGCTAAGCAGAAACAATACGCCTATACTTGATTACCCGCTGGATACGGTACACGCTCTCCAACGTCCTGAGTACGACACACTTAAACTGTATATATATCCACCTTCATTGGAAACATGGCGTAGACGAATTGAATCAAGCGGCCGGAATTTGAATGGGAGACTTGAGGCTGGCACTAGAGAACTCGGATCATTGGCGATGGCAGGCTTCAATCATCCCGATATTGACATAAGCATAGTTAACGCCGAAGGTGCTGTGGTCGAAGCTGCACATGATATTCTCGACGTTATACAACAGGTTGTCGTGTGATAACTACTGCTCTTGAGATCTAGCTTCAGCTTGCTCGGGGCTACGGTAGGTATGTATAGAACCGGGGATGATTCTGTAAGCTGCACGATTCTCGGGTTCATATACCATTGGCTTGGCTAGGACATTGGCGCACGCAGTACATGCAAGAGAGCCAGCTTCCTTCACAGTCGCAGAAGTCAGTTCTGCTCGCTCTTCAACAAGCTCTGGTGGCCAAACGATTCGATCAGCATAACAGCGCAGCAAGCGGCCTGGCCCATCTTTTTGATAGACCATGGCTGGCTCCTCACAGTTACCGCATGCGATATACAGAAATTTTGACGGACCCCCACGAGATTTCGCGTATCGGTCTTTCTTAGGTTTAAACTTGTCTTGAGGGAATTCCATATAGTTTTATTATACAATAAAATACTAATTAATCATAATGTCGGTCAAGGAAACAGGTTAGCTTTTGGGGTGCTTGCTCCTTCAGGACGGGAGAGGCTGGGTTCGAACTGAACTACAGGGATGAAATGAAAGAACCATCCTTTCGGACGGTTCTAACGTTTGTAACTTACGAACTGTAAATTAGTATTTCTCTGACCAAAGAGAGAAGTTAGGCACAGGTCTAGGAACTAGGTCTACGTTCTTCTCTGCTTGGTCTGGCTCGGGAGGCCAGATTCGAACTGGCGACCAATTGGTTACACTTATTCATTATTTTCATAATGGCGTGGACTATATCATCATCCTTACGGATGTAGGGCGCTATTTGGACGATTATTGTTAGGCTCACATCCTAGTCTCTGAACCTTCCGAACTCTTTTAGCCTAAGTTCGGCTTGGCTGCTGATTACCATATAGCTTTGATGCTATTTTAGGCTTCCAGCAATTCACCCTATTTTCACTACTTGGTTTCCCAAGTAGGCTGCCTCTGACAGCCAACTGCGCTACCGCTGCGCTACTCCCGAATATGTGTTTTAATGAACTCTCTTCCTCTGTAAGATTTAAGCTGCTTTTCGCGCTTTAATGCTTCAGAGCGAGTGGCAACTGATTCTTTAAAAATCAATTCCCATTTGCCCTCAAACCTAGATGTAAAACCAGCAAAAGTGTGAAGATTATGCTCTTTGATACGCTTATCTATATCGCTGGTTTGACCAATATAAACTTTGTCTAATAATCGATTGTAAATCGCATATACAACATACACATTGCAATGATATTACAACGGCGCTACCTCCGCCAGCTGGCGGAGCGCTACTCCCGATTAAATTGCAATGTGCGATTCGGCCGTCAGTTAGCGGATCTCCGAATACAGATGTAAATTATAGCTGCTACATCTTGTGACGTCAAATGTCGGCGGGCTAGACGCTATGCTACCGAGATAGCCACAGCCAAAGGCAAACAAACACTTTACGGGCTGTGGATAACTGCTTTATTTACAGCAAACATTAGCGGTATACTGTATTTTAGTACATTATCTCGCGGGGGCGTTTATCAAAATACAGACAAAAACTACTGTAATAACAGTAATAATCGGCTTCCTGCTCGCGGCGGGTTATTTTGTCCTGCGCCCAAACCGGGTGCCGCTACAGGGATTGCTCAGAAAAGCTGATGGCAAGACAATTGCCCAAGATGGCTACTATGACATGCGCGTAGTGGCGTTCAACCCCGTTAGTGGTCAGCAGATTTTATCTCAGGATTTCCAAGATGTGGTTGTCAAAGACGGCCAATACACTCTGCCGGTTAGCATACCCAAGTTCGCAGATACAGGCTCGTCAACTTTTCAGGTATGTCATAGTGGTGACCCAAGCGCTGCAGAAGATGGGCTAGATGCCGAGGATATCCCAACGGGCTGTAAAGACCCTGTAGTCGAAAAGAAGGTATTTGTAGAAGCTGAGTGTCCTCAGACCCTCAATATCAGCTCAAATAATTTTCTTTATCGTTTGATTGGCAATCGAGACGGGTCAATTTCTGGCAATGGCTGTACTTATGTTGACTCGGGCAATAACTTCTTTGCACAGACGGACAAACAAGCTCCGACTGTCGTTGGAGTTCAAGGTGCAAAAGGTGATTCAGGCTCAGTTGGCCCACAAGGTCCGGCTGGTCCGCAGGGCGAAAAAGGTGCTGATGGGGCAGCAGGAGTAAATGGAACTAATGGCACAAATGGCGCCCAGGGCCCGGCGGGAGCTCAAGGGCCGTCCGGCGATCCAGCAACCGATGACCAAACACTTAGTTTTGGCGGAGCAAGCATTCTTTCTATTGCCGGCGGTAATTCAGTCGATTTATCTAGCCTTAAAGACAATACTGATGTTTTAGCATCACTTGGTTGTACTGCCGGACAGATCGCGCAGTACAATGGTAGCGCTTGGGCGTGTGCTAGTCCTGCTGCTTCGAGTGACAGCCAAACTTTGAGCCTCGTAGCCAATACGCTGTCTATTCTAAATGGTAATTCAGTTAGTTTGGCCAGTTACCTAGACAACACCGATGCTCAAAGTATTTCGGTCGCATCAAATGTGCTGTCTATTAGCGGTAATGCCAGCACGGTGAATCTGGCCAGTTACCTAGACAACACTGATGCGCAAACACTAAGCTACTCAACAGGCACGCACCTTCTGTCCATTAGTGGTGGTAATACTGCTGATCTGTCTAGCCTGCTTGATAACACAGACGCGCAGGGCATTTCGCTTGCCGGCAACACGCTGTCGATTAGTGGTAACGCCAGCACGGTGAATCTGGCAGGCTACCTTGATAACACCGACGCGCAGAGCATTTCTTTGGTTGGCGATACGTTGTCTATATCTGGCAGCGCTGGCACAGTTAGCTTGGCAGGGTATTTGGACAATACAGATGTACTCGCCGGCCTGTCCTGTGGGCTGAACCAAATTGCCAAATGGAACGGTAGTGCCTGGGCCTGTGCTAGTGACAGCGGGCTAACGAGTGAAGTTGACGGAGTTATTGGCAACGAGGTTACCGATGCAACTGCCGGTGGTGGCCTAACGCGCGCGGGTCTGGGAACGAATGTGTCGCCGTATACACTCGGCATTGCCGCAGGTGGAGTTACCAATGCCATGCTTTCAAATTCTGCTTTGACAGTTAGCGCTGGCACTGGCCTTACGGGCGGAGGCTCGGTCTCGCTAGGTGGCACGGTGACGCTTAGCTCAACCCTTGGCACAGACATAGATTCTTCAGAAATCGTCAACGGTACCATAGCCACCGCTGACATTGCCGCAAGCGCCATAACTGCAGCCTTAGTTAGCGACGGCACGCTCACAACTGCCGATCTTTCGGCTACGGCTGGTATCACCAATGCACAGCTGGCTAACTCCAGCATCACGGTGACAGCTGGAGCTGGTTTATCTGGCGGTGGGGCAGTAGCTTTGGGCAGTTCGGTAACTTTGACATCGACCCTCGGAACGGCCATCGACACCACGGAGATTACCGACGGCACAATTTTGTTTGCCGACATTGCCCAAAACGGCTGTAGCAACGGTCAAGTACTCAAATACAACACTGGCTGGACATGCGCTGCCGACAACGACACCACCTACACCGCTGGAACAGGTATTGCTGTATCGGGTCTCAATGTCATATCTTCTACGCTCGGCACCGACATAGATTCTTCAGAAATCGTCGATAGTACTGTCGCGCTGATTGATCTAGCCGCCGATTCAGTTAATTCTTCCAAAATCGTCAATGGTTCAGTTGCTAATGCTGATCTAGCCAACTCCGCCGTCACCATTACCGCTGGCACTGGTTTATCTGGCGGCGGGGCGGTCACTCTAGGTAGTTCAGTTACCCTAAACCTAGCCAATGACTTTGGTGCAAGCATTGATTCTAGTGAAATAACTGATGGTACAGTCGCCCTAGCCGATCTAGCTAACAGTTCAGTTAACTCAAGTAAGATAGTAGACGGTTCAATTGCCACAGTCGATGTTGCTGACGGAGCCATTACGCTAGCCAAACTAGCAAACTGTTCTAGCGACGGCCAAATCCTTAAATACACGGTCGTCGGTGGCTGGGCCTGTGCGGCTGACAGCGGGCTAACGAGTGAAGTTGACGGAGTTATTGGCAACGAGGTTACAGATGCAACTGTCAGTGGTGGTTTAACCAGGTCTGGCAGCGGCACAGGCGTGTCGCCATATACACTAGGGATTGCCGCTGGCGGTGTGACTAATGCAATGCTAACCAATTCGGGTGTCACAGTCACTGCTGGAACAGGGCTAACAGGCGGCGGCTCAGTCTCGCTAGGTGGCACAGTTACGCTAAATTCCTCACTCGGAACAGCCATAGATAGTACAGAAATTACCGATGGTACGATAACTTCGGCTGACCTTTCGGCTACGGCCGGTATTACCAACGCTCAACTGGCCAACAACGCAGTTACAGTTACCGCTGGCTCTGGTTTGTCGGGCGGCGGGGCAGTTGCACTGGGGAGTTCGGTAACTTTGACTTCTTCTTTAGGCACCGCAATAGATACCAGCGAAATTACTGACGGCACAATTTTGTTTGCCGACATTGCCCAGAACGGCTGCTCGACGAATCAGGTTATGCAGTGGAATGGTTCGGCCTGGGCATGTGGCTCTTTAGCGGGGTCACAAAACTTGTTCGAAACAATTTCTGCACCAGGAGGAACAGCTTCTGTAGCAGACTCGGCTACAGACACATTAGCATTTGCTAACGGTGCCGGCGTCACAATTACGAGTGACGGAACGACCGATACAATCACCATCGCTGCAACTTTAGGCACGGCGATAGATTCCAGTGAAATTGTCGATGGTACCATCACAACTAGCGACATTTCGGCCACCGCCGGTATTACCAACGCTCAACTGGCTAATTCGGCTGTGACTGTAACAGCTGGTACGGGTCTGTCTGGCGGTGGATCGGTATCATTAGGTGGCACAGTTACTTTGAACCTTACGAATGATTTTGGGGTAAGCATTGATTCCAGCGAGATTACCAATGGCACTATTACTCTGGCCGACCTTGCCCAGAACTCTTGTGGGGATGGGCAGGTTATTAAGTGGAGCAATGGCTCAACAGCCTGGGTATGTGCTAACGACATCGACACCCAGCTTAGCGAGGCCCAAGTCGACACCTACGTAGCAAACAATGGCTACTTAACTAGTGAAGTTGACGGCTCAACTTCTAACGAAATCCAGGACCTGTCTCTCGCGGGGGATACATTGGCACTAAGCGGCGATGGCACAACGGTTGACCTTAGCGCATACATGGACAATACCGATGTTCTGGCCGGGCTGTCCTGTGGGCTGAACCAAATTGCCAAATGGAATGGCAGTGCGTGGGCCTGCGCGGCCGATGCAGATACCGATACGCAAGACCTATCGCTTGCTGGCAATACGCTCAGCCTGGTGGCGGGCGGCAGCGTCGACCTTACGGCTTTTATGGACAACACCGACTCTCAGGACTTATCGCTCGCAGGCAATATTTTGAGCTTGAGTGGCGACGGCACGACCGTAGACCTTAGCGGCTACCTTGACGACACGGTACTTAGCGAGGCCCAGGTCGATACCTATGTGGCGAACAATGGCTATCTGACCAGTGAAGTCGACGGTAGCACGACCAACGAACTGCAAAATGTCTTTACGACGATCGCGACCCCGGATGCTGGCAACCCGGCCGCCGACACGACGACCGACACGCTGACGCTGGCAAACGGCAGCGGCGTTACAATTACCAGCAACGGCACCACCGACACGATCACGATTGCGGCGGCACTCGGCACCGACATTGACTCGACCGAGATCGTGAACGGAACGATCACCTCAACCGACATTTCTGGTACGGCTGGCATCACCAACGGCCAGCTGGCCAATTCATCGCTCACGGTTAGCGCGGGTAACGGCTTACTTAACGGTGGTAGCGTTTCGCTTGGCGGCACCACCACACTCAACATTGGTGCAGGCAACGGCATTACCGTCAACGCCGATGACATCGCTGTCAGAACAGCAGCTAGTGCCGACGGGCTATCTTCTACGACTAGCTCCGGCTCGGGTATTGAAGCGCTTGCTACGGGGGTTGCGCTCCTCCAGGGCTGCTCGGATGCTCAGGTCTTAAAATGGAATGAAACGACCGATGTCTGGGCCTGTGCTGCCGACAATGACACGATTATTTCAGAGGCTACGGTCGAAAGCTACATCTTCGACGCTGATAACACCGGTACGCTCAGTAGCGGCACCTTGGCGCTAGGTAGCCTTAGTTACACCGGTACACTCAGCGATACACAAATTTCTGACACGCTAACAATTGGCGCCACTAGCACGGTGAGCGACAGCGCCTTGAGCGCCAACGTCACGAAGCTGGGCAGCGATATTAGCTCTGCCGAAATCGCGAACGGCACGATTGCCGCGGCGGATGTCGCACCCGACGCCCTTGACTTTACCGAACTAAACGACACCATGTCGCTCGACGTAGCTACTTCGATTTCGCTCGGAGCCAACAACCTGACCTTTACGGCTGGTGGCGCTGGCAATGTCGTAACAAACCTATCATCCACCGGCGATTTCATCGTACAAGATAACGGCACCACAGCATTTATTGTTCAAGATAATGGCGGTGTCTACATCGGCGACCCAGCCTCAGCTATCGCAACTGGCTCACTTCTGGTGCTCGACAGCATTACTACTGCGCCTGGTAGCCCAGTCAACGGTGCCATGTACTACGATTCTGGCCTGGCCAAGTTTCGCTGTTACGAATCAAGCACCTGGAAAGACTGTATCTCGGCCCCAGGTAGTCAAAATGACACGGCGGCAACCTACTATTTCTTCAGCGAATTTACGGGTAGTCCTACGACAACAGGCCAAGACGTATACGCCACAAACAGCGGAACAGGTGCGGCGACGGCTGCGAGTGCCAACGTTGCCGCCAATCGCCCGGGTATTTTCCGCTCTACCACAGGTACTACCGCTACGGGGCGCACGGCATTTGCTTCAAATCTGACTGCCTTTGCGCTCGGCGGCGGAGCGATGTCGTACGAGACGGCGGTAAACATTGCCACGCTTTCCACAGGAACGGAGAGATACCAGTTGGTCATCGGTCTGTTTGATACCGCGACCGCAGCTAATCAAGTGGATGCAGTTTCATTTGTGTACGACGAAGGCGGTGTTTCAACCGGATCGGCTGCGAGCGCCAACTGGCAAATCAGAACAGCCAGCAACTCAACGCGTAGCTGGACCACAACAACAACGGCCGTAGCGGCTGCAACCTGGTACAAATTGCGCGTCGAAGTCAATGCCGCCGGTACCTCCGCCACCTTCTACATCAATGGCACTAATGTCGGAACCATCGCCACCAACATACCAACGGGTACGGCAAGGGCGCTCGGCTTTGGGCATCTGATGATAAAATCCGTCGGCACCACCGCCCGAACCATGGACATCGACTACATGAAAGCCGAACAATCATTCACTACATCAAGATAAAACATAAACTTTTTGATACAATAGGTTATAAGTAAAGAGGGGAATTTTATGGAAGATATCATAAGAGTGAATAAAAAAGAAGAGTCATCTGAGAGAGGAAACAAAGTAATGCCAAAACTACCACTAAACAAAAAAGCTGGAAAAATCTTAGTTGTGCTAGTTCTTGTTGCGCTAGCCGTACTAGCTGGCTGGCTCTACAAGCAAAACCGAGATCTAAAGGCAAACCCAACTGCAGCTCAGCAAGACAAGAACAAAGCCGAGACAGCACGCGTACTCGACAAACTGAAGGAAGATATCTTAATTCAAGAAACAGAATCACCTACAGTTGCTCGCGTCGAAGATCCTGAAAAACTCAAGAGCTCTAACGCAGAATTCTACAAAAACGTTCAAAAGGGTGATTACTTAATAATTTATCCAAAGCGCGCTATGATTTACCGCGAAGCTAACCGACAGATTATCAACATTGCTCCGATAATAAACACTTCAGAACTCAAGACAAACGGCACCCAACCTGCCGACACAAAGACGCCTACCAATACAACAAATAAAACAACCAAGTAGAAAGTGACAAAAGAGTGGCCGTAAGTCAGCCCTCAGAGGATACGGTCGATGCACAAGCTGAAGATCAGCCGGCCGATGTTGAACTAGATCTAGGATTAGGTAGTGACCAAACTACTTCAGAGACAGCGTTAGACGTCAGCAGCAGCGAAGCACAGCCGTTAGATGAGATCAAAGCTAGCGCCGAAGATTCAGAAAAACTGTCCGAGATTGATACCAGTTTTCATCACGAGCCTCTTAGCTATACCGTTCCCGACAAAACTAATGCCTGGACTATCACAGCAGTAGTTCTGACTATATTAATTCTTTTGGCGGGCGGCGGCCTGGCGGTTTATAGACTTTTGTTACGCCAAGGGTCATTTGGCCAAGTAAAATTGGCAGGCCAAAAAATCGAACGTGCCGAAGACAAAAGTAAACTAATTTCAAATCTATACGACAATTTTAACCAAGTCACATTATCGGTCAAAGATAACAACGAAAAAGCATCGCTTTATACACCAGCTGACGCTGGAATTGAGTTGTTGGCAGAGATAAGCGTCAATAAGGCACTTGAAGCAAAGGAAAAAGGCAGTATTTGGCAACGTCTAAAATGGTGGAAGGTTACTGAAATCAATGCCGAACTCCAGGTTGATAAAGACAAAATGGCGGCATTTGTAGAAGAAAAAATGACTAAAGTCGAGCAGGCGCCCACCAACGCTACTTTAGTTATTGAAAACGGCAATATCCAACTTAGTAAAAGCAGTGTAGGGAGAGGCTTTATTGTCAAAAACGCCGAGGCAAGGGTTACTGAGTCAGCCGCCAAACTCCAGTCAACAATTTTCACGATGGAGTCCTCGGAGCTTAAGCCTTTCGTTTCCGATGAAGACACTAACTCGATTGCGGCAAGAGTTGCAAACAGTTTAGCTCAGAAGGTTAGCCTAACGATAGCAGGCAAGACTTTCGAGCCTAGTAGAGCCGAAATCGGGTCGTGGATAAGCCCTATTTCATTAGACGATAAGAAGCCCAATCTAGAATTTAACAGTGGTGAAATTGAGGCTTACATCGACAAGATAGCCAAAAATTATGTTAATCCAGCACGAAGCGAGATTATAATGCATAGAGACGATGGTAGCGAATTAAAGTTAGTTTCTGGTCGTGATGGAACAGACGTTGCCGATAAAGATGCTATCGCGGCCGACATATCTAACAAGTTGCTAGCCGCTGAACCCGTTGCAGTTCAATTAACAGTTACCAACCAAGCATATGGTAAGGTCTCAGCTGAAGATTACGACAAATGGATAGTTGTCGATCTGACTAACAAATATATGGACGTGTATGAGAAGGACAAAAAGGTAAAGACTTTTTTGGTCTCCGCAGGCGCTCCCGTTACTCCAACTGTAGTAGGTATGTATAAGATTCTCTACAAACTAAAATCTCAAGATATGCGAGGTCAAAACGCCGACGGTACAAGTTATTTTCAGCCAGGCGTTCAATACGTGAACTATTTTTATGGTGGTTATGCAATCCACGGAGTTTATTGGCGGCCCGACTGGTGGTTTGGCCAGATTAATAGTAGCCACGGCTGTGTTGGACTGAGGACTTCAGAAGCCAAATGGGTTTACGATTGGGCACCCGTCGGTACAGTGGTGATTACACATTTGTAAACAGTTTGACAGATGATTGAGCTATACTATTAATATGCGTTTTAAGGGGTATTCTTCAGACTTGGCGGCTCTTATCGCTACAGAGATCGCAACTCAGCTCGATCGGCAATCCAGAGTTTTGTGGTTATGCAGTGGTGGTAGTAACACCCTACTTCAAGTTAAAATTATGGATCACTTGGTTGGCTCAGGCGTAAGTCTAGAGGGTCTAACTATTTTGGCTATGGATGAGCGCTTTGGTGAGTCTGGGCATCCTGATTCGAACTTTCAGCAGTTGAAGCAGGCTGGATTCAAGACAGGCCAGGCCACGTGGATAGACGTTTTAGCCAAGAATTTAGATTTCGATCAAACAGTTCAAAACTACTCCAATCTCCTAAAAGATCTGACCAAAAAGTCCGACTTTACAATAGCTACTTTTGGGATCGGTGCTGACGGGCATACTGCCGGGATATTACCAGGTTCAGCGGCAGTTGATGCGCAGCAACCCGTTTATGGCTATGTTTGGCAAGATTATGTACGTATGACCATTACGCCGAACTGGTTGGTGGGTGTTGATAAGGCATTTGTTGTGGCGCGGGGGCAGGCAAAGCTCGATGCGCTTAGCCGTTTGAAGGCGGCTGCGTCTAGTACCGCGGAGCTTCCAAGCATGTTATTAAATAAAATTAAGGATGTAGTAGTCTACACAGATATAAAGGAGTTATTGTGAAAATAGTGATTCACGGTTTAGGCAGAATGGGTATGCAGATCGCTCGTAAATTAGCTGAAAGCGGCCAACACCAGGTGATTGCACACAATCGCAGCCTAGAGCCAATTAAGGAAGCAGTTTCATATGGTTGTATTGGCGCTGAGACCAAGCAACAGGTGCTGGCAAACTTTGGCGATGAGAAAATAATTGTTTGGGTGATGTTGCCAGCTGAGGTGGCCGACGAAGAAATGCTCGCCTGGGCTGAAATATTACCTAAAGGCAGCGTTATAGTTAGCGGCGGCAACTCCGATTACCGCAAAACTAGGCAGCTAAATGAAAAAATGAAAGCAATTGGCATGGAACTTGTTGACATTGGCGTAAGTGGCGGTGTTTGGGGTTACCAGAACGGGTTCCCGTTAATGTGCGGTGCCGATAAAACGGAAGCGTTTACTTGTGTGGAGCCAGCTCTAAAAACCCTTATTTTGCCTGGGGGAGCATACAAACACTTTGGGCCTTCGGGTAGCGGGCACTATGTCAAAATGGTACACAACGCTATTGAATACGGCATGATGCAGTCGCTCGGCGAGGGATATCGTTTACTCAAAGAAGGACCTTATGAAGCGATTGATCTAGCGGCTGCCGGTGAAGTCTGGCAGCATCACAGCGTCATCACATCATGGCTTAACGAGCTCAGCCGCGATGCTCTAGCTGAGAACCCAAATATGGACGGAATTTCTGGCTATGTTGCCGAGAGCGGTGAAGCACGTTGGGCGATCGAGACGGCCAAGCAGTGCGATATCGAGCTACCAGCTATTGGTGCTTCGTTCGATGTGCGCTTGCGTAGTCAAAAAGGAGAGACAAATTTCGCCACTAAAGTTGTCGCAGCCCAGCGCAATAAATTTGGTAATCACAATCTAAACGGCGAAGGCGCCGCCTAAAACTTCGATGAAGACCAAGTTAGTAATTTTTGGAATAACGGGTGATCTGGCTAAACGTAAGTTGTTGCCAGCGTTGGAACAGATCGTGGAACGCAAAGTGTTTGATGATCTAGAGATTGTCGGGGTAAGTCGACGTAATGTTAGCGCTAGCGATGTGGTTGGGCATAAGCTACAAAGTGTCACATCAGTTTATTGCATGGACCTTGCCAATAAGGATGACTATGTAGGTTTGGCCGATTATCTCGGTAGTAGCGAAAACCAGCAGCTGGTATTCTATCTATCTGTGCCACCTTTGGCAACTGCTCAGATAACGGAGTTCCTGGGGCTGGCCAAAATTAACG from Candidatus Saccharibacteria bacterium includes the following:
- a CDS encoding collagen-like protein codes for the protein MPLQGLLRKADGKTIAQDGYYDMRVVAFNPVSGQQILSQDFQDVVVKDGQYTLPVSIPKFADTGSSTFQVCHSGDPSAAEDGLDAEDIPTGCKDPVVEKKVFVEAECPQTLNISSNNFLYRLIGNRDGSISGNGCTYVDSGNNFFAQTDKQAPTVVGVQGAKGDSGSVGPQGPAGPQGEKGADGAAGVNGTNGTNGAQGPAGAQGPSGDPATDDQTLSFGGASILSIAGGNSVDLSSLKDNTDVLASLGCTAGQIAQYNGSAWACASPAASSDSQTLSLVANTLSILNGNSVSLASYLDNTDAQSISVASNVLSISGNASTVNLASYLDNTDAQTLSYSTGTHLLSISGGNTADLSSLLDNTDAQGISLAGNTLSISGNASTVNLAGYLDNTDAQSISLVGDTLSISGSAGTVSLAGYLDNTDVLAGLSCGLNQIAKWNGSAWACASDSGLTSEVDGVIGNEVTDATAGGGLTRAGLGTNVSPYTLGIAAGGVTNAMLSNSALTVSAGTGLTGGGSVSLGGTVTLSSTLGTDIDSSEIVNGTIATADIAASAITAALVSDGTLTTADLSATAGITNAQLANSSITVTAGAGLSGGGAVALGSSVTLTSTLGTAIDTTEITDGTILFADIAQNGCSNGQVLKYNTGWTCAADNDTTYTAGTGIAVSGLNVISSTLGTDIDSSEIVDSTVALIDLAADSVNSSKIVNGSVANADLANSAVTITAGTGLSGGGAVTLGSSVTLNLANDFGASIDSSEITDGTVALADLANSSVNSSKIVDGSIATVDVADGAITLAKLANCSSDGQILKYTVVGGWACAADSGLTSEVDGVIGNEVTDATVSGGLTRSGSGTGVSPYTLGIAAGGVTNAMLTNSGVTVTAGTGLTGGGSVSLGGTVTLNSSLGTAIDSTEITDGTITSADLSATAGITNAQLANNAVTVTAGSGLSGGGAVALGSSVTLTSSLGTAIDTSEITDGTILFADIAQNGCSTNQVMQWNGSAWACGSLAGSQNLFETISAPGGTASVADSATDTLAFANGAGVTITSDGTTDTITIAATLGTAIDSSEIVDGTITTSDISATAGITNAQLANSAVTVTAGTGLSGGGSVSLGGTVTLNLTNDFGVSIDSSEITNGTITLADLAQNSCGDGQVIKWSNGSTAWVCANDIDTQLSEAQVDTYVANNGYLTSEVDGSTSNEIQDLSLAGDTLALSGDGTTVDLSAYMDNTDVLAGLSCGLNQIAKWNGSAWACAADADTDTQDLSLAGNTLSLVAGGSVDLTAFMDNTDSQDLSLAGNILSLSGDGTTVDLSGYLDDTVLSEAQVDTYVANNGYLTSEVDGSTTNELQNVFTTIATPDAGNPAADTTTDTLTLANGSGVTITSNGTTDTITIAAALGTDIDSTEIVNGTITSTDISGTAGITNGQLANSSLTVSAGNGLLNGGSVSLGGTTTLNIGAGNGITVNADDIAVRTAASADGLSSTTSSGSGIEALATGVALLQGCSDAQVLKWNETTDVWACAADNDTIISEATVESYIFDADNTGTLSSGTLALGSLSYTGTLSDTQISDTLTIGATSTVSDSALSANVTKLGSDISSAEIANGTIAAADVAPDALDFTELNDTMSLDVATSISLGANNLTFTAGGAGNVVTNLSSTGDFIVQDNGTTAFIVQDNGGVYIGDPASAIATGSLLVLDSITTAPGSPVNGAMYYDSGLAKFRCYESSTWKDCISAPGSQNDTAATYYFFSEFTGSPTTTGQDVYATNSGTGAATAASANVAANRPGIFRSTTGTTATGRTAFASNLTAFALGGGAMSYETAVNIATLSTGTERYQLVIGLFDTATAANQVDAVSFVYDEGGVSTGSAASANWQIRTASNSTRSWTTTTTAVAAATWYKLRVEVNAAGTSATFYINGTNVGTIATNIPTGTARALGFGHLMIKSVGTTARTMDIDYMKAEQSFTTSR
- a CDS encoding L,D-transpeptidase family protein, whose amino-acid sequence is MAVSQPSEDTVDAQAEDQPADVELDLGLGSDQTTSETALDVSSSEAQPLDEIKASAEDSEKLSEIDTSFHHEPLSYTVPDKTNAWTITAVVLTILILLAGGGLAVYRLLLRQGSFGQVKLAGQKIERAEDKSKLISNLYDNFNQVTLSVKDNNEKASLYTPADAGIELLAEISVNKALEAKEKGSIWQRLKWWKVTEINAELQVDKDKMAAFVEEKMTKVEQAPTNATLVIENGNIQLSKSSVGRGFIVKNAEARVTESAAKLQSTIFTMESSELKPFVSDEDTNSIAARVANSLAQKVSLTIAGKTFEPSRAEIGSWISPISLDDKKPNLEFNSGEIEAYIDKIAKNYVNPARSEIIMHRDDGSELKLVSGRDGTDVADKDAIAADISNKLLAAEPVAVQLTVTNQAYGKVSAEDYDKWIVVDLTNKYMDVYEKDKKVKTFLVSAGAPVTPTVVGMYKILYKLKSQDMRGQNADGTSYFQPGVQYVNYFYGGYAIHGVYWRPDWWFGQINSSHGCVGLRTSEAKWVYDWAPVGTVVITHL
- a CDS encoding 6-phosphogluconolactonase; the encoded protein is MRFKGYSSDLAALIATEIATQLDRQSRVLWLCSGGSNTLLQVKIMDHLVGSGVSLEGLTILAMDERFGESGHPDSNFQQLKQAGFKTGQATWIDVLAKNLDFDQTVQNYSNLLKDLTKKSDFTIATFGIGADGHTAGILPGSAAVDAQQPVYGYVWQDYVRMTITPNWLVGVDKAFVVARGQAKLDALSRLKAAASSTAELPSMLLNKIKDVVVYTDIKELL
- a CDS encoding GIY-YIG nuclease family protein, whose protein sequence is MYVVYAIYNRLLDKVYIGQTSDIDKRIKEHNLHTFAGFTSRFEGKWELIFKESVATRSEALKREKQLKSYRGREFIKTHIRE
- a CDS encoding NADP-dependent phosphogluconate dehydrogenase, which codes for MKIVIHGLGRMGMQIARKLAESGQHQVIAHNRSLEPIKEAVSYGCIGAETKQQVLANFGDEKIIVWVMLPAEVADEEMLAWAEILPKGSVIVSGGNSDYRKTRQLNEKMKAIGMELVDIGVSGGVWGYQNGFPLMCGADKTEAFTCVEPALKTLILPGGAYKHFGPSGSGHYVKMVHNAIEYGMMQSLGEGYRLLKEGPYEAIDLAAAGEVWQHHSVITSWLNELSRDALAENPNMDGISGYVAESGEARWAIETAKQCDIELPAIGASFDVRLRSQKGETNFATKVVAAQRNKFGNHNLNGEGAA